A stretch of the Glycine soja cultivar W05 chromosome 13, ASM419377v2, whole genome shotgun sequence genome encodes the following:
- the LOC114381040 gene encoding aspartic proteinase-like protein 2, with the protein MRCCIPTLLVVTTVLLSAVHGVFLPLERSIPPTGHRVEVAALKARDRARHARMLRGVAGGVVDFSVQGTSDPNSVGLYYTKVKMGTPPKEFNVQIDTGSDILWVNCNTCSNCPQSSQLGIELNFFDTVGSSTAALIPCSDPICTSRVQGAAAECSPRVNQCSYTFQYGDGSGTSGYYVSDAMYFNLIMGQPPAVNSSATIVFGCSISQSGDLTKTDKAVDGIFGFGPGPLSVVSQLSSRGITPKVFSHCLKGDGDGGGVLVLGEILEPSIVYSPLVPSQPHYNLNLQSIAVNGQLLPINPAVFSISNNRGGTIVDCGTTLAYLIQEAYDPLVTAINTAVSQSARQTNSKGNQCYLVPTSIGDIFPSVSLNFEGGASMVLKPEQYLMHNGYLDGAEMWCIGFQKFQEGASILGDLVLKDKIVVYDIAQQRIGWANYDCSLSVNVSVTTSKDEYINAGQLHVSSSEIHILSKLLPVSFVALSMYIMLV; encoded by the exons atgcgGTGTTGCATTCCGACGTTGTTGGTCGTAACCACCGTACTATTGTCGGCGGTGCACGGAGTTTTCCTCCCTCTGGAGCGGAGCATTCCTCCGACGGGCCACCGCGTGGAGGTGGCGGCGCTGAAAGCCCGCGACAGGGCCCGCCACGCCCGCATGTTGCGCGGCGTCGCCGGCGGCGTCGTCGACTTCTCCGTCCAAGGCACCTCCGATCCAAACTCCGTTGG ATTGTATTATACGAAAGTGAAGATGGGAACTCCTCCTAAGGAGTTTAACGTTCAGATTGATACGGGAAGTGACATATTGTGGGTGAATTGCAATACTTGCAGTAATTGCCCTCAGTCTAGTCAACTAGGG ATTGAGCTTAATTTCTTTGACACGGTTGGCTCATCCACAGCAGCATTGATTCCCTGCTCGGACCCAATATGCACTTCCAGGGTCCAGGGTGCTGCTGCTGAATGCTCTCCGAGGGTTAATCAGTGCAGCTACACCTTTCAGTATGGAGATGGGAGTGGGACATCGGGTTATTATGTTTCGGATGCAATGTATTTTAACTTGATCATGGGACAGCCTCCGGCAGTAAACTCTTCGGCTACCATTGTTTTTGG GTGTAGCATCAGTCAGTCTGGAGATTTGACTAAGACAGATAAAGCAGTTGATGGGATTTTTGGATTTGGCCCTGGTCCTCTATCTGTTGTATCACAATTGTCATCTCGAGGAATAACACCCAAAGTTTTCTCTCATTGCTTAAAGGGAGATGGCGATGGAGGAGGTGTTCTAGTTCTTGGTGAGATTTTGGAGCCAAGTATTGTTTATAGTCCTCTTGTACCATCACA GCCTCATTACAACTTGAATCTTCAGAGTATTGCTGTCAATGGACAACTTCTCCCAATTAATCCAGCTGTATTTTCTATATCTAACAACCGAGGAGGGACTATAGTTGACTGTGGTACAACATTGGCATATCTTATTCAAGAAGCTTATGATCCTCTTGTCACTGCT ATAAATACTGCCGTGTCACAATCTGCCAGGCAAACAAATTCAAAAGGAAACCAGTGTTATCTGGTCCCAACCAG TATAGGTGACATTTTTCCTTCGGTAAGTTTAAACTTTGAGGGTGGAGCATCAATGGTTTTAAAACCAGAGCAGTACCTTATGCATAACGGTTACCTT GATGGTGCTGAAATGTGGTGCATCGGTTTCCAGAAATTTCAGGAGGGAGCCTCAATTTTAGGAG ATCTTGTCCTAAAAGATAAGATAGTTGTGTATGACATAGCTCAACAACGAATTGGATGGGCTAACTATGACT GTTCTTTGTCTGTAAATGTTTCGGTGACTACAAGTAAGGACGAGTACATCAATGCAGGGCAGCTTCATGTCAGCAGCTCCGAAATACACATTCTTTCTAAGTTACTACCTGTAAGCTTTGTGGCTCTCTCTATGTACATAATGTTGGTATGA
- the LOC114381796 gene encoding polyadenylate-binding protein 7-like yields the protein MAVPATVAAVPASIYVGDLHPDVQEHHLFAAFVEFGSIASVRVCRDRVTMNSLCYGYVNFRSQQDAIRAIKLRNNSYLNGKVIRVMWLHRDPNARKSGRGNVFVKNLAGSIDNAGLHDLFKKYGNILSSKVVMSEDGKSKGYGFVQFEWEESANNAIEKLNGSTVGNKQIYVGKFVRKGDRILPGYDAKYTNLYIKNLDSDITEALLQEKFSSFGKIISLAISKDDNGLSKGFAFVNYENPDDAKKAMEAMNGLQFGSKYLYVARAQKKAEREQILHRQFEEKRKEQILKYQASNLYVKNIDDDVTDKELRDLFSSCGTITSVKVMRDDKGISKGFGFICFSNPEEANKAVMSFNGCMFHRKPLYIAIAQRKKERKTQLNLHYAPQQAGLDGSSTPVIPGGVPPYFYHSVASLMFQSGLLYQPLGLRSGWRANDFVPPSRSFQHSQVPIVPNFTRHQRQNRGSRMNGNLNSLGKAYSSVYIPQLQYYQAVEYSAA from the exons ATGGCGGTTCCCGCGACGGTCGCCGCCGTTCCGGCATCGATTTACGTCGGAGACCTCCACCCAGACGTCCAGGAACACCACCTCTTCGCGGCTTTCGTGGAGTTCGGGAGCATCGCTTCCGTTCGCGTCTGCAGAGACCGCGTGACGATGAACTCGCTCTGTTACGGTTACGTCAACTTCAGGTCTCAGCAAGACG CAATTCGTGCAATCAAGTTGAGAAACAATTCTTATCTAAATGGAAAAGTGATAAGGGTCATGTGGTTACATCGTGATCCTAATGCAAGGAAAAGTGGCAGAGGGAATGTGTTTGTTAAG AACTTAGCTGGATCCATAGATAATGCGGGGCtacatgatttatttaaaaaatatgggaATATTTTGTCCAGCAAAGTTGTAATGTCTGAGGATGGGAAGAGCAAAGGGTATGGCTTTGTTCAATTTGAGTGGGAGGAATCTGCAAATAATGCCATTGAGAAGCTGAATGGCTCTACAGTGGGAAACAAGCAGAT TTATGTTGGGAAGTTTGTCAGAAAAGGTGACCGCATTTTGCCTGGCTATGATGCTAAATATACAAATTTGTACATTAAAAACTTGGACTCAGATATTACAGAAGCACTTCTTCAGGAAAAGTTCTCCTCTTTTGGAAAAATTATTAGCTTGGCTATATCGAAGGATGACAATGGGCTATCAAAGGGTTTTGCATTTGTGAACTATGAGAATCCAGATGATGCTAAAAAGGCAATGGAAGCAATGAATGGATTACAATTTG GTTCAAAGTATCTGTATGTAGCTAGGGCACAAAAGAAGGCTGAACGTGAGCAAATCTTGCATCGCCAATTTGAGGAGAAACGTAAGgaacaaatattgaaatatcAG GCATCTAACTTGTATGTGAAGAACATTGATGATGATGTTACCGATAAAGAACTGCGAGATCTGTTTAGCTCATGTGGCACTATAACTTCTGTAAAAGTTATGCGAGATGACAAAGGGATAAGCAAGGGGTTTGGTTTTATCTGCTTCTCCAACCCAGAGGAGGCTAATAAAGCTGTGATGTCTTTTAATG GATGCATGTTCCACCGTAAACCACTGTATATTGCTATTGCTCAgaggaaaaaggaaaggaaaacacAGTTGAATCTCCACTATGCACCGCAACAAGCAGGATTGGATGGATCTTCAACTCCAGTTATCCCTGGTGGAGTTCCACCTTACTTCTATCATAGTGTTGCTTCACTAATGTTTCAATCTGGGCTGTTGTATCAACCTCTGGGATTGAGGTCAGGATGGAGGGCTAATGACTTTGTGCCTCCCTCTAGATCATTTCAACATTCACAGGTTCCCATT GTTCCTAACTTTACTAGGCATCAAAGGCAGAACAGGGGCAGCAGGATGAATGGGAATTTGAATTCACTGGGAAAAGCTTACTCTAGTGTATATATCCCGCAACTGCAATACTATCAGGCAGTTGAGTACTCGGCAG CCTAG
- the LOC114381740 gene encoding cactin-like, producing the protein MSCFQSPDVDWHRRLHFAAIFCATGTSNRIGSKSRKERRRRRFGDSSRSDDDAESRDLSSQERRRRDGHLGHRRLWRGRSRQDSDSSSDESSDRGGKRKRSSRHVTEEEIAQYLAKKAQRKALKDAKKLKTRTVSGYSNDSNPFGDSNLNEKFVWRKKIELDVVQGVPIDAFSVKAEKKRQKERMAEIEKVKKRREERALEKARHEEEMALLARERARAEFHDWQKREEEFHFDQSKVRSEIRLREGRARPIDILTKHLNGSDDLDIEINEPYMVLQGLTVKEMEELHDDIKMHLDLDRDTPTHVEYWEALLLVCDWELAEARKKDAIDRARVRGEEPPADLLAEERGLHYSVEPDVKNLLQGKTHAELEAYQVHTESEMRTGTAKVVEYWEAVLKHLHIYKAKACLKEIHAKMLCKHLQRPEQPLEDEDELEDAQVRNSEDDTERYAKVQYADESFSPEPIKGEVQEAKDQAGSFSLELFHGDENEEAIDPEEDRALLEQKCMAVKEEQQRQIQEAMASKPAPSEDNFEMKAMKAMGAMEDGDAVFGSGAEVNLDSQVYWWHDKYRARKPKYFNRVHTGYEWNKYNQTHYDHDNPPPKVVQGYKFNIFYPDLVDKTKAPTYTIEKDGSNGETCIIRFHAGPPYEDIAFRIVNKEWEYSHKKGFKCMLERGILHVYLNFKRYRYRR; encoded by the exons ATGTCCTGTTTCCAATCACCGGACGTTGATTGGCACCGTCGTCTTCATTTCGCAGCCATCTTCTGCGCCACAGGTACCTCG aatagaataggtagcaagagtAGGAAAGAGAGAAGGCGAAGAAGATTCGGTGATTCTTCACGGTCCGATGATGATGCGGAAAGCCGTGATTTGTCCTCTCAGGAGAGACGCCGGAGAGACGGTCACCTCGGCCACCGTCGATTGTGGCGGGGACGGAGCAGGCAGGACTCAGATAGTTCCTCTGATGAGAGTAGTGATAGGGGTGGCAAGAGGAAGAGGTCCTCCAGGCACGTCACTGAAGAGGAAATAGCACAGTACTTGGCCAAAAAGGCTCAGAGGAAG GCATTGAAAGATGCTAAGAAACTGAAGACTCGTACCGTGTCAGGGTATTCGAATGACTCAAATCCATTTGGTGACTCCAATCTTAACGAGAA GTTTGTTTGGCGGAAGAAGATTGAGCTTGATGTCGTTCAAGGTGTGCCTATTGATGCATTTTCAGTTAAAGCTGAAAAAAAGAGACAGAAAGAAAGGATG GCAGAAattgaaaaagtgaaaaaaagaagagaagaaagggCACTTGAGAAAGCACGACATGAAGAAGAAATG GCACTGTTAGCTAGAGAACGTGCACGAGCTGAGTTCCACGACTGGCAAAAAAGAGAAGAGGAG TTTCATTTTGATCAAAGCAAGGTTAGATCTGAGATTAGATTGCGTGAAGGGCGTGCTAGGCCGATTGATATCCTAACCAAGCACCTCAATGGATCTGATGATTTGGATATAGAAATAAATGAACCATACATGGTGT TGCAGGGCTTGACAGTAAAGGAAATGGAAGAACTTCATGATGACATCAAAATGCATCTGGACCTTGACAGGGACACACCCACCCATGTAGAATATTGGGAG GCACTCCTTCTGGTTTGTGATTGGGAGCTAGCTGAAGCTCGAAAAAAGGATGCAATTGATCGAGCTAGGGTGCGTGGTGAAGAACCTCCCGCAGATCTGCTTGCAGAAGAAAGGGGTCTGCATTACAGTGTTGAGCCAGATGTGAAGAATCTTTTGCAGGGGAAAACACATGCAGAATTGGAAGCTTATCAGGTGCATACAGAGTCAGAGATGCGTACTGGTACAGCAAAAGTGGTTGAGTACTGGGAGGCAGTTTTAAAACACCTCCACATATATAAGGCCAAG GCTTGTTTAAAGGAAATTCATGCCAAGATGTTATGCAAGCACTTGCAACGCCCTGAACAACCATTGGAGGATGAAGATGAATTGGAAGATGCTCAAGTTAGAAACTCTGAGGACGATACTGAGCGCTATGCTAAAG TCCAATATGCAGATGAATCATTTTCACCAGAACCCattaaaggagaagttcaagaagCCAAAGATCAGGCTGGCTCATTTTCACTGGAACTGTTTCATGGTGATGAAAATGAGGAAGCTATTGACCCTGAAGAGGATCGAGCTCTACTG GAGCAGAAATGCATGGCTGTAAAGGAAGAGCAGCAAAGACAAATTCAGGAAGCAATGGCATCAAAGCCTGCTCCATCTGAAGATAATTTTGAGATGAAGGCCATGAAAGCTATGGGAGCTATGGAAGATGGGGACGCAGTGTTTGGCTCTGGTGCTGAAGTGAATCTAGATTCACAG GTTTATTGGTGGCATGACAAATACAGAGCCAGGAAGCCGAAGTATTTCAACCGTGTTCACACTGGATATGAATGGAATAAATACAATCAGACTCACTACGATCATGACAATCCACCTCCAAAGGTTGTACAAGGGTATAAATTTAACATCTTCTACCCAGATCTTGTAGACAAGACAAAAGCTCCAACTTACACTATTGAGAAGGATGGCAGCAATGGTGAGACTTGCATCATAAGATTTCATGCAGGGCCACCATACGAAGACATT GCTTTCCGCATTGTAAACAAAGAATGGGAATATTCTCATAAGAAAGGTTTTAAGTGCATGTTGGAGCGTGGAATTCTACATGTGTACTTGAATTTCAAACGCTACCGCTACCGCAGATAA